atccccttgggcccaaaggtTGGGTGCGcgttgttacaaatggtattagagtcgaTCCttgaccccggtgtgggggtttgtttggctctgTAAAGAGTGTTTATCTGTTTAACCCTGCAATCTCATGGGACCTAATGAGGATGTTGTGTCTATATATgaggtgtttgtgatgtcccacatcggataggagaTAATATTTCTAGCGCTGTATTTGTGATGTCTCTCATTGGATAGAGGAGAATATTCCTGGCGCTACCTCTTAACCAaatagatgcgttttaaagccgtgaggacTCCCTTGAACCCAAAgcgaataatatctacatgattgggtGCAGGTCGTTACAGCATTACTAGTTCTATTCCCAACACGGGAATAGAAATGGAGAAATCTAATGCATTAAGACGGGGAAACTAAGACCTGTTCGTCAACCTCGATTTTGagctgttttcaaaaacaaaattctatttgacaatttatatatataacattttccCCAGATGGCTGAAAGACCAGCAAAACAGAAACCTCACAACTCCAGCTGCCATGGCATCTGCAACCATTTCACCATTGAAGCCCACCTCAATTTGGCAGTTACCCACCTTACCAAACACTGATCCCTACAGAAGACCAAAACTACATTTTGGAGAAGCAAATTACCTTATGCATTACTTCGGGCGCAATCTCAATGAAAAAACTGACGTCTTAATAAGAAGAACATTCAATTTGCACCAGGAAGAATATAGCAGCTCTACTGCTAAACTTTTATTATAACTTAAATCATACAATTACAAGCAGTTTGGCAAAGAATAGGAATCATAAAACATGCCACTTCCCGTCCATGTTTACAGAATTTACCCAGGTGATGGTAGGAATCAAGAATATGCATCTTAAGCAGTAGTTATAGATAGTGAAGAACACGTGTAATAGAATAAGATACATTCTGATACAAACTAAGATTCTCAAAAGAGGGCCCAATTGTAAATTTTCACTTCAAATTCTGAACCGTATTCTTCTAAATGTGGATCCTTTTGTAGCAAATCCCTCAGTTTCTTGGCAAAGTCGGCATCCTTGGCCAGTAACAATGCAAAGCCTCCACCACCAGCACCCACAAGCTTATACCCGCAGCAGAAGGGGTCAGCCAGCTCAAAGAGCCTATCGACAAATGTATTGCTGCAGTAAGGGTCAAGTTCCTGATGTAACCTCCAAGCCTCCAACATAATCTCCCCTAGTTCATCTAGGTCACAGTTCATTAAAGCTTCCCTCCCCATCCTTGCCAGTTCAGCAAGGCGCTTGATACTGGAAATGAGAAGGTTGTCCCGTCGCAGATATCGAGTGACCACCTTTTCTAGGACTCGGCGTGCAGGTCGAACCTGCACAACAATTGCAGTCTATAATCTAGGTGAAATCTTAAGAGTTTCAGAGATAATATCCAGCATAGTAGATGTTAATTCACAGAGCATCATATGTGATGAGGCTAGACATGAAAACCAATACAAGCAGTAATCATTGCCAGAACAAACAAGTGGCATCTTCCACAGTTCCACTGATCTTATACTTATCTCTGATCATACAAATTAGCTAAGCCTTAGTTGGACTTCTTGAATAAACAGGAATTCCTTATTTGGAGATCCATGGCAAGTCTAATGTCAGATGTAAGGTTCTGAAATGAACTGGCTTAAAGACCATTTAGGGTCCAATCCAATAACTAGCCATGATGTGAGAAATAACCTAAAAGGTCCCTGGCCAATGGATGCATGACCCTCAAGATTTTGAATGTCATCAATAGATGACATATGCAAGTTACAATGTGGGGCAAGAAGGACTTTTGCAAGCCACAGTGTATAGATATTGGCCTcagaaactaaacaaaaatgGGGTcgacatagaaaaaaaaagacttgagTAGGATTTCCAGGACCATATTTATAACTCATGTGGCCCTCACATTGAGGGGAAAAAGCATTGCCTTTGCTTTCCATATCCTAATTACAATGTAAGATGAGAAGTGAGAACATATTTTAACTTCCGACTTCTATAAAATTGTTAACCAGAATTTTACACAATATGTTGTTGCTGAAACAAGCTTCTCAAATATCACTTTCTCCTATCAGATATGTCTCAGACAAAGCTCACTTAGACCAACAACTGTCATCAAACGCACTTAAACTGCATTTCTGAAACATAAACAGAAGACAAAAATACTTACTTGGCCAGTAAACACCACAAGCAGTCGTTGCTGCAAATCAGAAATCAACTGAGGAGAAGCCATCAGGGGAATGACTTGAAGCTTCAATGGTACTCCAGGAAAACTTTCAGTAAATTTAATCCCAGGGTATAGACCTCCAATTTGATCTTGCCAGCCTCCTCCAGTGCCCATGAGCTGCTCTAATACCAGAACAAGTCTGGCAACAATTTCATTACTGTCATCTCTATTAGTTATTTTGAGAAGCCCTTTCACAACAGCTGCTGCTAGGATGCTAGAAGTCCCCAAGCCAGTACCACGGGGAACACCAGTCCATGTATGGATTTGCAAGCCCATTGATAAAAGGAACTTGTCACGAGTAACACCAGTCACAAGCAGAGCAGATTTGACAAGCCGAAATGGATCATTGCTATTGAATGGAGTAGCAATAGAGGTAGGATCTTCAATATATACCTTGTTTATAGtatcatcatcattaatttCTATTCCAGTTTGTTCTGTAGTCGTTATAGAGGTGCCAACAGGAGCACAATCATCTAACTTTATCGACATATTCAGAACACAACCAGCACGTTCTAAGCTCCATGGCGGGGTATCACTCCAACCCCCAACAAAATCTACACGCACTGGTAGTTCAATCCTTATGTCACGGTGCCGGAAGGATTGGTCCACACAGCCATCAAAGGCACTGCTCTGATATGCTGAAGCTGATGTGCTATTGGAAGACTCCAAGACACGCTCTGAGGCACAAAAACAAATGTTTGTGAAACTGAAGTTCCTTGAGTAAACAAAGAAGATTAATATCAACAACAAATTAGtacaatttaaattaaacaagtATATCAATGGAAAAAACAATGAGATACAGCagagaaacaaaatataatataagtaAATCAACTAATCATCTAATGATGCACTAAAGTACCCTAGCATTTTTTGGTTGTTCTTTCactatttttagtattttcattgattttaatcCCGCGGAAAAGGAAAATCTTTACCTCTAAAACCATATCTTACTGCTGCAGCAGTTTCATCAGCAACTGCAGCCCAAACTTTGTGCTCCAACTCGCATGCCATCTTCTCTTCTCTGCAGGCTTGCAGAAGGTCAACTTGCACCTGGTATGCCCTGCTTTTGGGAAGAATCTTAGAGTTTTGTCCCTGCAGGTTCGAACATAGGTCTAGTAAGTCTTTACATATTTTGACTCCTGAAACATCTTTTTGCAAAATTTCTTCACACAATTGTGATAAGTTGCGACCAAGCAAGCCATAATTAATGCAGGCTTTGGCAATTCCAGCTGCCAAATCTGCTTGATGATTGCTGGAGCCAATACACATGTGTGGAAAGTCAATGGATCTATGCAACTCCTCCAAACTGACACGTTGTGAACTTTTCCACAAAGGAAGTAAGGATTTGGTTTTTAGGTCATTCAATCCCATCAGCCATGCCGCCAAACTAAGCATCTCAAAATATGAAAGAATGGGGAATATTTTTGCATTCCACAAGCACTTCTCATGAGTACTTCTTGTGCTCCACAAATCACCTTCTTGAATTCCTAAATCATGCAAGACCTTATCCCAGGGTTTCCCACAAAAAGTCCCATTCCTTGAAAGTGAATCTTTTGGGTTGTCATGGAGACCACAATACACGATGACTCTTCCAGTGCATCCTACTAAAGGCACCTCCCAAAGACAATGACGATCTGGAAGTATGAACCCAAATCCGTTATCCCCTATCCCATTACTGTCTCCTGGGACATTAACA
The sequence above is drawn from the Vitis riparia cultivar Riparia Gloire de Montpellier isolate 1030 chromosome 15, EGFV_Vit.rip_1.0, whole genome shotgun sequence genome and encodes:
- the LOC117932264 gene encoding bifunctional fucokinase/fucose pyrophosphorylase isoform X1; protein product: MESRRSRAKVDLTGILRKSWYRLRLSVRHPSRVPTWDAIVLTAASPEQAELYEWQLKRAKRLGRIASSTVTLVVPDPDGNRIGSGGATLNAIYALARHLEALGPQVENMDTGSSESSVPHERSNSEVSFLPMVSFMAKRHILLLHAGGDSKRVPWANPMGKVFLPLPYLAADDPDGPVPLLFDHILAISCCARQAFKNEGGIFIMTGDVLPCFDASTMVLPEDTSCIITVPITLDIASNHGVIVASKTGILNKTSYVSLVENLLQKPTMEELVKNQAILDDGRTLLDTGIIAVRGKAWVELVRLACSSQPMIADLLKSKKEMSLYEDLVAAWVLARHEWLRLRPLGEELINRLGKQKMYSYCAYDLLFLHFGTSSEVLDHLSGADSGLVGRRHLCSVPATTVSDIAASAIVISSKIAPSVSIGDDSIVYDSSISGGIQIGSQSIVVGVNVPGDSNGIGDNGFGFILPDRHCLWEVPLVGCTGRVIVYCGLHDNPKDSLSRNGTFCGKPWDKVLHDLGIQEGDLWSTRSTHEKCLWNAKIFPILSYFEMLSLAAWLMGLNDLKTKSLLPLWKSSQRVSLEELHRSIDFPHMCIGSSNHQADLAAGIAKACINYGLLGRNLSQLCEEILQKDVSGVKICKDLLDLCSNLQGQNSKILPKSRAYQVQVDLLQACREEKMACELEHKVWAAVADETAAAVRYGFRERVLESSNSTSASAYQSSAFDGCVDQSFRHRDIRIELPVRVDFVGGWSDTPPWSLERAGCVLNMSIKLDDCAPVGTSITTTEQTGIEINDDDTINKVYIEDPTSIATPFNSNDPFRLVKSALLVTGVTRDKFLLSMGLQIHTWTGVPRGTGLGTSSILAAAVVKGLLKITNRDDSNEIVARLVLVLEQLMGTGGGWQDQIGGLYPGIKFTESFPGVPLKLQVIPLMASPQLISDLQQRLLVVFTGQVRPARRVLEKVVTRYLRRDNLLISSIKRLAELARMGREALMNCDLDELGEIMLEAWRLHQELDPYCSNTFVDRLFELADPFCCGYKLVGAGGGGFALLLAKDADFAKKLRDLLQKDPHLEEYGSEFEVKIYNWALF
- the LOC117932264 gene encoding bifunctional fucokinase/fucose pyrophosphorylase isoform X2; translated protein: MTGDVLPCFDASTMVLPEDTSCIITVPITLDIASNHGVIVASKTGILNKTSYVSLVENLLQKPTMEELVKNQAILDDGRTLLDTGIIAVRGKAWVELVRLACSSQPMIADLLKSKKEMSLYEDLVAAWVLARHEWLRLRPLGEELINRLGKQKMYSYCAYDLLFLHFGTSSEVLDHLSGADSGLVGRRHLCSVPATTVSDIAASAIVISSKIAPSVSIGDDSIVYDSSISGGIQIGSQSIVVGVNVPGDSNGIGDNGFGFILPDRHCLWEVPLVGCTGRVIVYCGLHDNPKDSLSRNGTFCGKPWDKVLHDLGIQEGDLWSTRSTHEKCLWNAKIFPILSYFEMLSLAAWLMGLNDLKTKSLLPLWKSSQRVSLEELHRSIDFPHMCIGSSNHQADLAAGIAKACINYGLLGRNLSQLCEEILQKDVSGVKICKDLLDLCSNLQGQNSKILPKSRAYQVQVDLLQACREEKMACELEHKVWAAVADETAAAVRYGFRERVLESSNSTSASAYQSSAFDGCVDQSFRHRDIRIELPVRVDFVGGWSDTPPWSLERAGCVLNMSIKLDDCAPVGTSITTTEQTGIEINDDDTINKVYIEDPTSIATPFNSNDPFRLVKSALLVTGVTRDKFLLSMGLQIHTWTGVPRGTGLGTSSILAAAVVKGLLKITNRDDSNEIVARLVLVLEQLMGTGGGWQDQIGGLYPGIKFTESFPGVPLKLQVIPLMASPQLISDLQQRLLVVFTGQVRPARRVLEKVVTRYLRRDNLLISSIKRLAELARMGREALMNCDLDELGEIMLEAWRLHQELDPYCSNTFVDRLFELADPFCCGYKLVGAGGGGFALLLAKDADFAKKLRDLLQKDPHLEEYGSEFEVKIYNWALF